In Dyadobacter sp. NIV53, a single window of DNA contains:
- a CDS encoding alpha/beta fold hydrolase: protein MRSILTLFIFLVMISASFAQTSGFVDNGDCKTYFRTFGNKKPILIINGGPGMNSDGFEALAKTLSKNNQTIIYDQRGTGKSVLDKVDGTTITMKLMAEDIERLRIHLKIDKWIILGHSFGGMMASYYATIHPEHIESLILSSSGGIDLETLSSSGRNLMARLSTQETDSLEFWNNRIAHGDTTYHAKLHRGLALAPAYLYDRKNIRVIAERLTQSNMKVNGIVWSDLQKIKFDCRAQVQSFTAPVLIIQGKQDIIAESIAIKEQRAFKNSRMVLIDQCSHYGWLDQPNKYYLEINKFISGA, encoded by the coding sequence ATGAGATCCATTTTAACATTATTCATTTTTCTGGTAATGATTTCAGCATCCTTTGCACAAACCAGCGGTTTTGTCGACAATGGAGATTGTAAAACCTATTTCCGGACATTTGGAAACAAAAAGCCCATATTGATCATTAACGGTGGCCCTGGTATGAACAGTGATGGATTTGAGGCTCTGGCTAAAACGTTATCAAAAAATAATCAAACCATTATTTATGATCAGCGTGGTACGGGTAAGTCGGTCCTGGATAAAGTGGATGGTACCACTATCACAATGAAACTAATGGCCGAGGACATTGAAAGGCTCCGGATCCATTTGAAAATTGACAAATGGATCATTCTGGGCCACTCATTTGGCGGAATGATGGCTTCCTATTATGCAACAATACATCCTGAACATATAGAATCACTAATTTTATCTTCTTCAGGAGGAATTGACCTTGAAACATTATCTTCATCTGGTCGCAATTTGATGGCACGGCTTAGTACACAGGAAACCGATTCACTCGAATTTTGGAATAACAGAATTGCCCATGGTGATACCACATATCATGCAAAATTGCATCGCGGATTAGCTTTGGCACCTGCATATTTATACGACCGCAAAAATATACGGGTGATTGCAGAAAGGCTGACTCAAAGCAATATGAAAGTGAACGGAATTGTTTGGAGTGATCTACAAAAAATTAAATTTGATTGCCGTGCACAGGTCCAATCATTTACAGCGCCGGTATTGATTATTCAGGGGAAACAGGATATTATAGCAGAATCCATTGCTATTAAGGAACAACGTGCTTTTAAAAATTCCAGGATGGTTTTGATAGATCAATGTTCTCATTATGGCTGGCTGGATCAACCAAATAAGTATTATTTAGAAATTAATAAGTTTATCTCCGGAGCTTAA
- a CDS encoding SRPBCC domain-containing protein, with protein sequence MSHPLFVNSTININAPAAKVWDALVNPEQTKKYMFGCETVSDWQIGSPLLWQAEYEGKLTVFVKGEIVDLQPEKLLKYTTIDPHSAIDDVSENYLTVTYELVSDGDITILNVTQGDYSTVAEGERRYQEAFNNGEGWNPILAEIKKLVEESE encoded by the coding sequence ATGAGTCACCCACTTTTTGTAAATAGCACAATCAATATTAACGCCCCCGCTGCAAAAGTATGGGATGCACTTGTCAATCCTGAACAAACCAAGAAGTACATGTTTGGCTGTGAAACGGTTTCCGACTGGCAAATTGGTAGTCCATTACTTTGGCAGGCTGAATATGAAGGCAAATTAACGGTTTTCGTAAAAGGTGAAATCGTTGATTTGCAGCCGGAAAAGCTATTAAAGTATACAACCATCGATCCCCATTCAGCAATAGATGACGTTTCAGAAAATTATCTGACTGTTACCTATGAACTGGTTTCTGACGGAGATATAACTATTTTAAATGTTACTCAGGGAGATTATTCAACAGTTGCGGAAGGCGAAAGAAGATACCAGGAGGCTTTTAATAACGGAGAAGGCTGGAATCCGATTTTGGCAGAAATAAAAAAACTGGTAGAAGAATCGGAATAA